A window of Punica granatum isolate Tunisia-2019 chromosome 8, ASM765513v2, whole genome shotgun sequence genomic DNA:
ATCGAGAGCTGCTGAAATACCGAAAAGTGCACTGGAGATTGTACTTAGTATGCGAGAAGCTATAGATGAGAAGATTCATTCACATGTGCAGCCATTAAAGGGAAGGATTATGGCATCAGTTGAAGTTTCCTTTCACGCTATAGTATTCGACTGTGAGTGGATCTGATGCAGCCTTGGGTGATTGGTGCCTCATGCCGAGGCCTCTTTCAGAAGTCGGTGGGCTCTTCGTAAGCAGTTTTACCTGTTGGCTTCTTATAATAAGATCATCATTTGATCTGAAATGATGTTCTCAAGCTCATTCTCGTTCATCCATGCTTCTGGAGTTGATGCCGTTTTAGATGTCGGCTCTCTTTTGTGCGGTGGAGTTACTGATAAGCACAAAAGTAAGATGCCCGATTAACTAAGTCCGGGTAAAGACTAGAATCAGTTTCTACTGCACTGGGGGAGACGTCATTACTCTACGCCCACTATAACTACCCCTCACCAAGCACGCAAGcatattaagaaaaagacTTCCTGCCTTATATAACCGCCTCCGTCCTGTTGGAGTTATTCACTTGATCACGCTAGACTACCCGCGACGGCCCCCTTTTGAGGACCGTTCCTCACCAGTAACAATATTGTGGGTGCCTCATCGCTTCTTGCTGTCGACTCGATCGCTCAGATGAGCAAACTTGTACAGGATAAATCGGTTCAACCAAGCTACAGGGAGTGAAATGCGAGAACTCTAAAACTATAGTAACTCAATTGAGATGGAGCAAAGTTTAGGGGCTTCGCCTAATAACCTGGGAAAATACCGAAAATGCCCCTCCCTTCCCTCTCGTCTTTCACACCCCTCTTTTTTCCCTCTGTGATTCTGATTCTGATTGAAGCGGAGAAAGGAATCCTCAAGCTGTTCGATTTCGATCAGATCAGCCATGGCGGCGTCGAGCGGCAGCGACGTGGAGGCGGGGTTCGCTAAGCTGCAAGGTGAGGACTTTGAGTACTATATGCAGACCTACTCCATCGTCCTCGGCCGCAACTCCAAGAAGTCCACCGTCGACGTCGACCTCTCCAGCCTCGGCGGCGGCATGAACATCTCCCGCCACCACGCCCGCATCTTCTACGACTTCTCCCGCCGGCGCTTCGCCCTCGAGGTCCTCGGCAAGAACGGCTGCCTCGTCGAGGGCGTCCTCCACCTCCCCGGTACCCCACCCGTCAAGCTCGATTCCCAGGATCTCCTCCAGATCGGCGACAAGGAGTTCTATTTCCTCCTCCCCGTAAGGAGCATTCTCGGCGGTACCCTCGGGCCAAGGCACCACGTGGCACCCCCTCCCGCGCCGGTGCCAGTGGTGCCGCCGCCGTACGGGTACCAGCTTGTGGGAACCAGCGGCAGCTCAGGGGGGAAGAAAGGGAGGGGGAGGGAGTATTACATGGAGGAGTATGAGGAGGATGACGATGGTATTGGTGGTGGAGGTGGTGGAACCGGCGGCGGCGCTGTGAAGAAACTGAGGAGGGAAGGGTTTGATGGCTATGGttacggtggtggaaagccgggATTAGCGGGTTCATCGGGTAAGCCCTAATCCTTCCCTTGCTGCTGGTGTTTTGCTGCTCAGTAGGGTTTTCTGCTGATCAAGACAGGAGctttgtcttcttcctctgctgTTTGAGGAGTCTTTTGATTGCTTCAATGGTTTATGATTTGTGTGATGGGCTGTCGGATTAGCAGGGCATGTGTATCGGCCTGTACGATGAAGATCGATGTGCTGTGCCGAAAGGGTTACCTCTGCAAGATTGATTTCTCGGTGAAGATGGGCAGTTATAATTCACATTAATGAATCATTCAACTATCATCTTCCCCATATGTTTTTATGATACATTCTcctgttttccattttcaaaaGCCTGTTTTGTCATGCTTGAACCTTGTTTCGTTTGGCTTAAGGTTATGGAGACCGAATACCCTGTTTGTTGTCtctcttaattatttgttGCCAGCGGTTTAGTTATTTGCTTCTTCGAAATTTCGGATGTTAATGTCGTTGAACGTAACATGAACAACTTCTTCCAAATTTAATGAACTACATCTTCCAAATTTGATGAACTACTTCTTCCAAATTAATGAACTCATGGTTCTATAGGCGATTTACATTTAAGCGGATGTGATCTTGCTCCTGGATGCTTAATTTCGTGTAGAGAAAAAGGGAGATGGACGATCGAGAGTCGACAGGGAAGCCGACAATCAGCAGCTTTTGCAGTTGGAGGAGAAGGATGTGGTCTCATCTGTGGCAACAGTGCTCTCCGACGTCTGTGGCCCTGGGGAATGGATGCCCATGGATAAACTTCATGCTGAGGTTAGATGTCAACCTTCTGCAATTATCTGCTTCCTTATATGCTCTTGTTTTCCCTGCTTTATAAAATCCGCTTCGCTCAATTAATTCCAGATATTTCTAATGAATTTTTGTCATTTCCGGTTTGGGCCAGTTCCTGTTGATAAAAATGCAACGTGCCTCATATGATCCGTAAAAACCTTTTGCTGCTTGTATAGTTGTATAGTGATGTATCCTGTTCGCGTTTATGGCATCTATAGTGCGATCTCTGTGTTGTTTTTTGATGGAATGGGGTTCCTCTCTCACTTGTAATATGTCTATGCTGTCATTTGTGATTCCTTATGATCTACCCgttgttgaaaaaaaaaaatttagatatTGCTTTTCTATGTTCTTTGCTGTGTTTATGTTTATGTATCTCACTGTTGCTGAATGAAGGTGTATTGAATTAGTACCTTTAGTTTTGTTACTCGGGGACAGCAGGGAAAGAGTGCTCCACGCAGTTATGTCGCATTAAATTTTTAACACGAGTAACTGTTGTCTGGCCTTTGTAATCTTTCTCATATGATGTTTCCTTGggattttcttatatttactGTATTTTGATCAAGCTGGTGGAGAACTACAGTAATGTCTGGCACCACAGTCGGGTGAGGAGATACCTGACCTCCGAGGAATGGCCGGGCCCCGAATCCCAGGGCAAACCCTGGTATGGTCTGCTCATGCTGCTGAGGAAGTACCCTGAGCATTTTGTCATCAACACCCGGTCTAAGGGTCGGGTCACTCAGGAGTTTGTATCTCTCGTTTCTCTCCTCTCCTGAAATGTTCCAAACAAGTCTTGTCCGTGTTAGGTAAGTTCAAATATGTTGCCTGTTTTCATTCAATCTGGCCGGAATCTGGTGCTATTAGCCCATAGATTGTAAACTAGCCGTGAGAACGTTCTCTGTTGTATTTCAGAGAGATTTTGTGAACCTGTCTGTAAATGTTAAACCGGTTAGTAACATCTATTCATGTGAACAGCATTCTAGTCATACTcgatatttgaaattttcgaGCTTCCAAATTTCTTTCATCCTTTGCATCAATATAATTCCTCCAGCAGGGAAGGTGCAATTCCAAACTATTGTGCATAAAAGGATACGATCTTTAAATTTTAACCCTGTGTTCAGGTTTAAGGGAAACATTTGATATTATATCCAACTGGGCTTCTTAGCCATTGATCCAACAGTGCACAAGGTGCGGATTGCATCTGATGACTCGAGGCTTAAAGGTTGATAAGGTGTGAATCACGTCTGATGGCTCAAGTCTAGAAGCCGTTGTTACATTAGCTCTCAGTTCCGAGACTGCCTGCGGAAGAGAATCCTTGATAATGTTGAAGCTATTACTAATTTGCTCTGCGTCTTGATAATATCGAAGCCGCGTAAAAGTTAGAACTGCTTATTACTCAATCAATATTCtgttcatttttgtttttctattttacttttaataatGAGGATCTTTTTTTCGCTGATATTATGGACGGGAGTCCTGATAATATATTGCAGGAACGAAATTTCTGTATCTAATCAATACATAAttataaaaccaaaaaatAGTGACCTCCCTACCGTCTGATTAATTTTTCTGTAGCTTCCGACACGTATAaaacaaattaagaaaaattttgatgattaaagaaattacaaaattaaggggagaagagaagaaaatatgTGGTAGCCCATCAGGCCGTTCCCAGCCAACCGATCATCACTGTTCTAATTTTAAAGGGTAAGTCGGAGATTGTACTTGAACACGATCAATAACTATctctagttttctttttgtccttctttgaattttatatttttttcaacacaattaatttttaaaatattttttaaattaatgaaagaaatttaaaagtaattCACCGGATGGTATAGTGACATGTTGTAGGAAGTAACGAGAAAGTTAATGGAGTTAAACTTTGGCTAAATCTTCCCAATaatgttcaactcaactcaactcaacttcacttatcttcaattcaatatcacaattattgctttttttatttttaaatttttttatccattcaatttaatttttaatattaaattatctcaactattcattactttttcacaattcaacaatacaatcattacttaatcattattttctctcagttatttattactttttcacaccttttctcataattaaataatacaatcattacaaaccaattaaaaccaaaactcaactcaactcaactctcaatccaaacacactcttagggtgtgtttgtttttttaaaaattttc
This region includes:
- the LOC116188186 gene encoding FHA domain-containing protein FHA2 isoform X1, whose product is MAASSGSDVEAGFAKLQGEDFEYYMQTYSIVLGRNSKKSTVDVDLSSLGGGMNISRHHARIFYDFSRRRFALEVLGKNGCLVEGVLHLPGTPPVKLDSQDLLQIGDKEFYFLLPVRSILGGTLGPRHHVAPPPAPVPVVPPPYGYQLVGTSGSSGGKKGRGREYYMEEYEEDDDGIGGGGGGTGGGAVKKLRREGFDGYGYGGGKPGLAGSSEKKGDGRSRVDREADNQQLLQLEEKDVVSSVATVLSDVCGPGEWMPMDKLHAELVENYSNVWHHSRVRRYLTSEEWPGPESQGKPWYGLLMLLRKYPEHFVINTRSKGRVTQEFVSLVSLLS
- the LOC116188186 gene encoding transcriptional activator FHA1 isoform X2, coding for MAASSGSDVEAGFAKLQGEDFEYYMQTYSIVLGRNSKKSTVDVDLSSLGGGMNISRHHARIFYDFSRRRFALEVLGKNGCLVEGVLHLPGTPPVKLDSQDLLQIGDKEFYFLLPVRSILGGTLGPRHHVAPPPAPVPVVPPPYGYQLVGTSGSSGGKKGRGREYYMEEYEEDDDGIGGGGGGTGGGAVKKLRREGFDGYGYGGGKPGLAGSSGDLHLSGCDLAPGCLISCREKGRWTIESRQGSRQSAAFAVGGEGCGLICGNSALRRLWPWGMDAHG